DNA sequence from the Stigmatella aurantiaca genome:
CTGCAGGCCGTCCGCCGGGAGATGGAGCGATGACACCACAGACGACCAACTGGTGGCCGGGCATTATCGCCCTGGGCCTGTCGCTCCTGTGCGGAATCACCTACCTGCTGATCCAGCGGAGCAAGGCCGGGAAGGCCGCGCCCGAGCCCCTGAAGGACGGCAAGCAGGACGATCTCGACCGGCGCGCGCAGTCGCTCATCGAGCAGCTCAAGGAGCTGGTGGCGGAGAAGCACAACCTGGCGCCCGAGCAGTTCGCCGCGGAGAAGGGCCGGCTGGAGCGCGAGGCGGCGGCGGCCCTGCGGGCCCGGGACGAGTACCGCCAGAGCAAGGCGAGCCCCTCGGGCACGCCCGGTGCGGCGGAGACGGCCCCCGCCCCGGCGGCGGCGCCCACCGGCTTCGCGGGACGGAACCCTCAGCTCGTGGGGGCCCTGTGGGGCGCGGCCATCGTCGTCTTCTTCGGAGGCCTGGGCTACCTGCTGGTGTCGGAGCAGCGCCCGCGCGACGACGGCATGGAGGCCACGGGACGGCTTCCGCCCAATGAAGCCGGAGCCCCGCAGCAGCCTCCGGCAGGCATGACGCAGGAGGACCAGGCGCTCGCCGAGGCGCAGGAGCGCCTGCGCACGAACCCGAACGACCTGGAGTCCTCGTCGCTGGTGGCGCACGAGTTCATCCGGCGCCAGCGGTCCGAGGAGGCCGAGCGCCTCACGAACCAGG
Encoded proteins:
- a CDS encoding tetratricopeptide repeat protein, coding for MTPQTTNWWPGIIALGLSLLCGITYLLIQRSKAGKAAPEPLKDGKQDDLDRRAQSLIEQLKELVAEKHNLAPEQFAAEKGRLEREAAAALRARDEYRQSKASPSGTPGAAETAPAPAAAPTGFAGRNPQLVGALWGAAIVVFFGGLGYLLVSEQRPRDDGMEATGRLPPNEAGAPQQPPAGMTQEDQALAEAQERLRTNPNDLESSSLVAHEFIRRQRSEEAERLTNQALAIDPFHVESRVHRGVLRAIRGDTEGAEVELLTLADTYPGAQEALLFLGFISMQTGSKTKALDYFERFSVEVPRNMQPPQLEAAIAQLRQEVGPRP